One genomic window of Pirellulales bacterium includes the following:
- a CDS encoding rod shape-determining protein — MLERLFGLLGSDLAIDLGTANTLIGVAGEGLIVDEPSVVAVEEGTTRVVAGGRAVGHLAKQMLGRTPGSITVVRPLSAGVITDFELCEAMLRYFLNKAQRGAWSRGPRVLVAVPGSITPVEKRAVYNSAHRAGARQVFLVSEAICAAVGVGLPITEPVASMICDVGGGTTEVAVLSLGDVVASTSVRVGGDRMDQAILDHLRRHHNLRIGVATAEQLRIEIGSAAPLADELLTEVRGVDATTGLPRREELSSVEMREALAGPLADIIDALKATLDGCSPDLASDLVEHGVVLSGGAALLRQFDVLVQQRIGLPARVAPEPLTTVASGMLTLLEHLPQWQQMLESSDDDV; from the coding sequence ATGCTTGAGCGACTCTTCGGACTGCTGGGTTCCGACCTGGCCATCGACCTGGGTACAGCCAACACGCTGATCGGCGTGGCGGGCGAGGGCCTGATCGTCGACGAACCCTCGGTCGTGGCCGTCGAAGAGGGAACGACTCGCGTCGTCGCGGGGGGACGCGCGGTCGGCCATCTGGCCAAGCAGATGCTGGGGCGAACGCCTGGCAGCATTACAGTAGTTCGTCCTCTCTCGGCTGGCGTCATCACGGATTTCGAGTTGTGCGAAGCGATGCTGCGCTACTTTCTCAACAAGGCGCAGCGCGGCGCGTGGTCACGTGGACCACGCGTGTTGGTGGCCGTGCCCGGCTCGATAACGCCGGTCGAAAAACGCGCCGTGTACAACAGCGCGCATCGAGCGGGCGCCCGGCAAGTATTTCTAGTCAGCGAGGCAATTTGCGCAGCGGTTGGCGTGGGCCTTCCGATCACAGAGCCCGTGGCCAGCATGATTTGCGACGTGGGTGGTGGCACAACCGAAGTGGCCGTGCTCAGCCTGGGAGACGTCGTGGCCAGCACCTCGGTGCGCGTGGGGGGCGATCGCATGGATCAAGCGATCCTCGATCACTTGCGCCGCCATCACAACTTGCGGATTGGCGTGGCAACCGCTGAACAATTGCGGATCGAAATCGGTAGCGCAGCGCCGCTCGCAGACGAACTGCTCACCGAGGTGCGCGGCGTCGACGCGACGACCGGCCTGCCGCGTCGAGAGGAACTGTCGAGTGTCGAGATGCGGGAAGCGCTGGCCGGGCCATTGGCTGACATCATTGACGCGCTAAAAGCCACGCTCGACGGCTGCAGTCCCGACCTGGCATCTGACCTGGTTGAGCATGGCGTTGTACTGTCCGGCGGTGCGGCCTTGCTGCGGCAGTTCGATGTGTTGGTCCAGCAGAGGATAGGCCTGCCGGCGCGCGTGGCTCCGGAGCCGCTAACGACTGTCGCCAGCGGCATGCTCACCCTGCTCGAGCACCTGCCCCAATGGCAACAGATGCTCGAATCGAGCGACGACGATGTATAA
- a CDS encoding prolyl oligopeptidase family serine peptidase, which produces MRYAISMLALLNVFSLAGLTRADEPAQKPAKLDTQLHVTLDYLLYLPADYDAKKDWPLVVFLHGAGERGDDLNLVKKHGPPKLIEQGKAFPFIVVSPQCAKNNWWHWQLRELSALIDDVVAKYKVDKDRIYLTGISMGGFGTWALASYDPDRFAAIVPICGGGEVLAAARLRQTPIWAFHGAKDPIVPLRRSEELINALQKNNPQAKLTVYPEAMHDSWTATYDNPEVYAWLLEHKRTSATAP; this is translated from the coding sequence ATGCGATACGCAATTTCGATGCTGGCCCTGCTGAATGTATTCTCCCTGGCTGGCCTGACCCGCGCCGACGAGCCTGCGCAAAAGCCAGCCAAGCTCGACACGCAGTTACATGTGACGCTCGACTACTTGCTCTATCTGCCGGCCGATTACGACGCGAAAAAGGACTGGCCGCTCGTGGTGTTTCTGCACGGGGCTGGCGAACGAGGAGACGACCTGAACCTTGTGAAAAAGCATGGGCCTCCCAAGCTCATCGAGCAAGGCAAGGCGTTCCCGTTCATCGTGGTGAGCCCACAATGTGCCAAAAACAACTGGTGGCATTGGCAGCTGCGGGAATTGTCGGCACTCATCGACGATGTGGTGGCTAAATACAAGGTCGACAAAGATCGCATCTATCTCACCGGCATCAGCATGGGAGGCTTCGGCACCTGGGCGCTGGCGTCGTACGACCCCGATCGATTCGCCGCGATCGTGCCGATCTGCGGCGGTGGCGAAGTTTTGGCGGCCGCGCGGCTGCGGCAGACGCCCATCTGGGCATTCCATGGTGCCAAAGATCCGATCGTTCCTCTTAGGCGCTCTGAGGAATTGATCAACGCCCTGCAAAAGAATAATCCGCAAGCGAAATTGACGGTCTATCCCGAGGCCATGCACGATTCGTGGACGGCGACGTACGATAATCCCGAAGTCTACGCCTGGCTGCTCGAGCACAAGCGAACGTCCGCTACGGCACCCTAA
- a CDS encoding rod shape-determining protein MreC — MYKEHAWRKLAGTPRVTLAVTLVAGLILALLPRRAIEPLATLYAACVDPGRTAAAHVRDLGTQVVARVQESSATADDVTQLADEVRRLRARNRELETALAVASSRSSQRDCSLAASEAPPLLLASAIRGRVLGRRACAVLSATHIVAVGARAGAERESLALVDSTIGLDLGQDNGLTAGDITLEGRRVFGKICDVGPYTSGIRRADQAGYRDVVQLARKIDGTLQFGPRGILEGSGEHHGRVRLVSASETIEPGNLVFTAGHEGLAQQPLLYGVVARAEHRGGAPHWDIWVDLAAGGDEPSHLVVLRAGVNPDRLVATQSEFVPGRNDE; from the coding sequence ATGTATAAAGAGCACGCCTGGCGAAAACTGGCTGGCACTCCACGCGTGACGCTGGCCGTTACGCTCGTGGCAGGATTGATTTTGGCCCTGCTGCCGCGCCGCGCCATCGAGCCGCTGGCCACGCTTTATGCGGCCTGCGTCGATCCGGGCCGAACGGCGGCGGCGCACGTGCGCGACCTAGGAACGCAGGTCGTCGCGCGCGTGCAGGAATCGTCGGCCACGGCCGACGACGTTACGCAACTCGCCGACGAGGTGCGCCGCTTGCGCGCTCGAAATCGCGAGTTGGAAACAGCCTTGGCCGTAGCCAGCAGCAGGTCGAGTCAACGCGATTGCTCGCTCGCAGCCTCCGAGGCACCGCCGCTGCTGCTGGCAAGTGCGATTCGCGGCCGGGTGTTGGGGCGCCGCGCCTGTGCCGTATTGTCCGCTACGCATATCGTGGCGGTCGGCGCGCGCGCTGGTGCGGAGCGCGAGTCATTGGCGCTCGTCGATAGCACTATTGGTCTCGATTTGGGTCAGGACAACGGACTAACCGCCGGAGACATCACCCTCGAAGGTCGGCGCGTCTTCGGCAAGATATGCGACGTCGGACCGTACACTTCCGGGATACGGCGTGCTGACCAGGCAGGCTACCGCGATGTCGTCCAATTGGCGCGCAAGATCGACGGCACGCTGCAATTCGGGCCGAGGGGAATCCTGGAAGGGAGCGGAGAGCATCATGGCCGTGTTCGACTGGTGAGCGCGAGCGAGACGATCGAGCCCGGTAATCTTGTCTTTACCGCAGGGCACGAAGGGCTGGCGCAGCAGCCCCTTTTATATGGCGTTGTGGCTCGGGCCGAGCATCGTGGGGGCGCACCGCATTGGGACATTTGGGTCGATCTTGCCGCGGGCGGCGACGAGCCTAGCCACTTGGTGGTGCTACGTGCCGGAGTGAATCCGGATCGCCTGGTAGCGACCCAGTCCGAATTCGTGCCTGGTCGAAATGACGAATAA
- a CDS encoding penicillin-binding transpeptidase domain-containing protein, translating to MAIGFAICLALVFLRIVGLEFSEGREFRALAAKPLEKTRPLPGVRGRILSHDRQVLAFDQRIASLAVHYRYLEDPASARWLRSQARARIPRDEPHRATRLAAELTWVTDYRAGLIDRLARLCGRPSDEVAAQSQHIQMRVRGIAKAVNRNRRAAAPPNSVADTNEQQIWQTLLAQLPLWLFASDEPRDPANVIVAEELDYHVLVADIPLEVVAEIESRPLDYPGVRIVEQSRRQYPAGSSAANILGHLGQPDDARAGDEADVPGKLVGRLATEGEFESLLRGRNGRLVDLTDHSGRLLSTYRQTEPASGLDVVLTLDARLQHIAEEHLDRALSKKVGEKDAVLSAGGAIVVLDVTSGAILAAATAPRFNPNLFAGQGNDAVERLLHDPAHPLFDRVIKMAIPPGSVFKVVTALALLADNEFDPEATFDCQGFLVQPDRQRCQIFRRYGLGHGPTNLSAALAQSCNVYFFHHAERVGPAALHDWATRLGLGLPTGVDLPGESPGFVPDPAHTGMSEHTWSLADTQALSIGQSTLTATPLQVARLMAAIANGGLLVRPHILSNFDAETIERRGDITAATAQAEVRSRLIAGLGPSQLALLRGALTRVVDDPQGTAYAALADSGVAVAGKTGTAETGDRSPDHAWFAGYAPAHVPRVAFAVALEHHGSSDQAAAVAKELVQAMQALDLLSDTGKLEVAGRER from the coding sequence ATGGCGATCGGCTTCGCAATCTGTTTAGCGTTGGTCTTCTTGCGCATTGTGGGGCTCGAGTTTTCCGAAGGTCGCGAGTTTCGCGCCTTGGCAGCCAAGCCGCTAGAAAAGACGCGCCCATTGCCTGGCGTGCGCGGGAGGATTCTCTCGCATGATCGCCAGGTGCTGGCCTTCGACCAGCGCATAGCTTCGCTGGCGGTTCACTACCGATACCTGGAAGATCCAGCCAGCGCCCGTTGGTTGCGAAGCCAGGCGCGGGCGCGGATACCGCGCGATGAACCACACCGCGCAACCCGGCTGGCCGCCGAATTGACTTGGGTCACCGACTATCGTGCCGGGTTGATCGATCGCTTGGCGCGGCTCTGCGGCCGCCCCAGCGATGAGGTTGCCGCCCAGAGTCAGCATATCCAAATGCGTGTGCGCGGCATTGCCAAGGCCGTGAATCGCAACCGCCGCGCCGCCGCGCCGCCGAATTCCGTCGCCGACACGAACGAACAGCAAATCTGGCAGACCCTGCTTGCGCAATTGCCACTGTGGCTGTTTGCCTCGGACGAGCCGCGCGATCCGGCGAACGTTATTGTCGCCGAGGAGTTGGACTATCACGTGCTCGTGGCGGATATACCGCTAGAGGTCGTTGCCGAAATCGAGTCACGCCCGCTGGATTACCCGGGAGTTCGAATCGTCGAGCAATCTCGTCGACAATATCCAGCAGGTTCATCCGCCGCAAACATTCTGGGCCACCTTGGTCAGCCGGACGATGCGCGCGCAGGTGACGAAGCCGACGTTCCAGGCAAACTTGTCGGTCGGTTGGCAACCGAAGGCGAGTTCGAGTCGCTGCTGCGCGGCCGCAACGGTCGCCTGGTAGATCTGACCGATCACAGCGGACGCTTGCTCAGCACCTATCGCCAGACGGAGCCAGCCAGCGGGCTCGACGTGGTGCTGACGCTGGATGCGCGATTGCAACATATCGCGGAAGAACACCTGGACCGCGCTTTGTCCAAGAAAGTGGGAGAAAAAGACGCCGTACTATCTGCCGGCGGCGCGATTGTTGTCCTGGATGTTACATCCGGCGCGATACTGGCCGCGGCGACGGCACCTCGCTTCAACCCAAACCTCTTCGCGGGCCAAGGCAACGACGCGGTGGAACGCCTGTTGCACGATCCGGCGCACCCGCTCTTCGATCGGGTGATCAAGATGGCCATTCCACCCGGATCCGTATTCAAGGTCGTTACGGCGTTGGCCCTGTTGGCTGACAACGAGTTTGATCCTGAAGCTACGTTCGATTGCCAGGGCTTTCTCGTGCAGCCAGATCGGCAACGCTGCCAGATCTTTCGCCGATATGGGCTGGGGCACGGTCCGACGAATCTTTCCGCTGCACTCGCCCAGAGTTGCAATGTGTACTTCTTTCACCATGCCGAACGAGTAGGGCCGGCAGCATTACACGATTGGGCAACACGACTGGGGCTGGGCCTGCCAACCGGAGTCGATTTGCCAGGCGAGTCACCAGGCTTTGTCCCCGATCCGGCCCACACTGGTATGTCGGAACACACCTGGTCCTTAGCGGACACGCAGGCACTTAGCATTGGCCAGAGCACGCTCACGGCTACGCCGCTCCAGGTGGCACGCCTGATGGCGGCTATCGCCAATGGCGGTTTGCTCGTGAGGCCGCACATTCTTTCAAATTTCGACGCGGAAACGATCGAAAGGCGAGGGGACATCACGGCCGCAACGGCGCAGGCCGAAGTGCGGAGCCGGCTGATCGCAGGTCTCGGACCCAGCCAACTGGCGCTGCTGCGTGGCGCGCTGACACGCGTCGTCGATGATCCGCAGGGAACTGCCTATGCGGCGCTCGCCGACAGCGGCGTCGCCGTGGCCGGCAAGACGGGCACCGCGGAAACCGGAGATCGTTCGCCCGATCATGCCTGGTTTGCCGGCTATGCGCCGGCCCATGTACCGCGCGTGGCGTTTGCCGTGGCGCTGGAACATCACGGCTCGTCCGATCAAGCGGCGGCCGTCGCCAAAGAACTGGTACAGGCGATGCAGGCCTTGGATTTGTTGTCGGATACGGGCAAGCTTGAAGTCGCAGGCCGAGAGCGCTAA
- a CDS encoding CehA/McbA family metallohydrolase, with product MNAVTGLFSRSLLVGFACCCAVVCCGPALTYAEHGQFDRTTPDKRDEAYLFTPAGFRQAGKPATTEGAQAARLNVVILDSATGNPTPCRVNVVGSDGNYYQPSDNPLRPYSLIGNWPETLAGNRPGKAPIRYFGHFFYTRGTFSVEVPAGATRIEVWKGFEYRVEMLSTHAVAGAPQDVQIKLVKAVSMPDLGWHSADPHLHFTRANDADDDTIFDLLAAEDIRLGMVLCYNDDTSAYPGLMPELATPQLRGLGAKSVRQRGDYRIISGQEYRNGVLGHLNLFLRDRLYLDGVRLDPNNGPLFGAIGEETRQQGGYAFHAHGGYGLEIWADLVQGATTGVELLQFGIYRGIGLDGWYHALNAGFRFPAIAASDYPACRKLGDCRTYAHVDGEPTFEAWLKAAAAGRSFVTSGPLILLEVDGHHAGDTVEVQNVAESKPHRVRAQVRVRSETAAVTNVHLVVNGRVVRELKVPRDVGAGQWLELNETVEIKESSWIAARAFSTAPTGAADAEAHTNPVYVSIGGRRPYQAADVDWLVARLDEQILDHSARTAPEKQKAIDYFRRSRDILLELKGRHAARTTPAAKPGISELQMALEQSLLPAGTPLTELRAFAEPRIVAPPKFESLLRWQQDAAKIRQNMLEKIIFRGRARAWRQAKTEVAWLDMVPGGPGYHLRKFRYEALPGMWIPGVAYLPEHMQDSVPLVLSLNGHTKEGKATDYKQLLSINLAKRGMIVLDLEWIGMGQLATSGFSHYRMNQLELCGAGGLAPFYLSLTRALDLGLSLEHVDPNRVLVTGLSGGGWQTILLSALDERVTLANPVAGYGGFRTNLLFDDMGDSEQSPTDMATVADYTHLTALRAPRPTLLTYNAGDDCCFKAGYALAPLLEAARPAFALGGAADQLRWHVNYTPGTHNFDEENREQLYAMIGDFFYAGDTKFVREEIPSRAELKTAAELHVPLPTENLDFTRLAKSLLADVPHAESMPTEKVPAEQWQHAMRERLEQLLKIPRYEVADSPKTASRIEGYQLASHLWRCGDQWTVPCLEIMASDARPQKTALLVSDAGRRNATDEVRRLVPAGYRVLAVDVLSLGESEVVAQDPPYLYPLFLSAVGERPLAIQAAQLAGIARFVRELRPDEPITIFAAGPRSSTAALVASAIEPSAIQGAELTGSLKSLRQLIEEDKTVAEFPELFAFGLLAEFDIPQLLALSTGRSIVLREPN from the coding sequence ATGAACGCTGTCACTGGATTATTTTCTCGATCTCTGTTGGTGGGGTTTGCATGCTGCTGCGCCGTAGTCTGCTGCGGTCCGGCATTGACGTACGCCGAGCACGGGCAATTCGACCGCACGACGCCCGACAAGCGTGACGAGGCGTACCTGTTCACCCCGGCCGGGTTCCGACAGGCCGGCAAGCCAGCTACTACCGAGGGTGCACAGGCAGCACGGCTGAACGTCGTGATCCTCGACAGCGCGACGGGCAACCCGACCCCTTGCCGTGTGAATGTCGTCGGGAGCGACGGCAACTATTACCAGCCCAGCGACAATCCGCTGCGGCCTTACAGCCTGATCGGCAACTGGCCCGAAACGTTGGCCGGCAACCGGCCGGGCAAGGCGCCGATTCGCTACTTCGGCCACTTCTTTTACACGCGCGGCACTTTCAGTGTCGAGGTGCCAGCCGGTGCCACGCGTATCGAAGTCTGGAAGGGTTTTGAATATCGTGTCGAGATGCTTTCCACCCACGCCGTTGCCGGTGCGCCGCAGGACGTACAAATCAAGCTGGTGAAAGCTGTCTCGATGCCGGATTTGGGTTGGCACTCGGCTGATCCGCATTTGCATTTCACGCGCGCCAACGACGCGGATGACGATACGATCTTCGATTTGCTCGCTGCCGAAGACATCCGACTAGGAATGGTCCTCTGCTATAACGACGACACGAGTGCCTATCCGGGGCTGATGCCTGAGTTGGCGACGCCGCAGTTGCGCGGACTGGGCGCCAAGTCGGTTCGCCAACGCGGCGACTATCGAATTATCTCAGGCCAGGAGTACCGTAACGGGGTGCTGGGGCACCTGAATCTATTCCTACGCGACCGGTTGTACCTGGATGGGGTGCGGCTTGATCCCAATAACGGGCCGCTTTTCGGCGCGATTGGTGAAGAGACCAGGCAGCAAGGAGGTTACGCTTTTCACGCGCATGGCGGATACGGACTCGAGATCTGGGCCGATTTAGTGCAAGGGGCCACGACCGGCGTCGAGCTGTTGCAGTTCGGCATTTATCGCGGCATTGGATTGGATGGCTGGTATCACGCCCTGAACGCGGGCTTTCGGTTTCCGGCGATTGCCGCCAGCGATTATCCCGCCTGTCGCAAGCTGGGAGATTGCCGCACGTACGCGCATGTAGATGGTGAGCCCACCTTCGAGGCCTGGCTGAAAGCGGCCGCCGCAGGACGCAGCTTCGTCACCAGTGGACCGCTGATCCTGTTGGAAGTCGACGGGCATCATGCCGGCGACACGGTCGAGGTGCAAAACGTTGCCGAGTCGAAGCCGCATCGCGTGCGTGCCCAGGTGCGCGTGCGCAGCGAGACGGCGGCCGTTACGAATGTACACCTCGTCGTCAACGGCCGGGTCGTACGCGAGCTGAAGGTGCCGCGCGATGTGGGGGCCGGCCAATGGCTGGAATTGAATGAGACAGTCGAGATCAAAGAATCGAGCTGGATCGCGGCGCGCGCCTTTTCAACCGCACCCACCGGTGCGGCCGACGCCGAAGCGCATACGAACCCGGTCTACGTGAGTATTGGCGGGCGACGTCCGTATCAGGCAGCCGACGTCGATTGGCTCGTCGCGCGATTGGACGAACAGATTCTGGATCACTCGGCCCGCACGGCGCCGGAAAAGCAAAAGGCGATCGATTATTTTCGTCGCTCGCGGGACATCTTGCTCGAACTCAAAGGGCGTCACGCCGCGCGCACGACGCCCGCCGCTAAGCCGGGCATTTCGGAATTGCAGATGGCGCTTGAGCAATCCTTATTGCCGGCCGGCACGCCGTTGACCGAGCTGAGAGCATTTGCCGAGCCACGCATCGTCGCGCCGCCAAAGTTCGAGAGTCTTCTCAGGTGGCAACAAGACGCAGCGAAGATACGCCAGAACATGCTCGAAAAGATAATCTTCCGTGGCCGCGCCCGGGCCTGGCGCCAGGCGAAGACGGAAGTCGCGTGGCTCGACATGGTGCCGGGCGGGCCGGGCTACCACTTGCGCAAATTTCGCTACGAGGCGCTGCCCGGCATGTGGATTCCGGGCGTGGCCTACCTGCCAGAGCACATGCAGGATTCGGTGCCGCTGGTGCTTAGCCTGAACGGCCATACGAAGGAAGGAAAGGCGACTGATTACAAGCAGTTGCTGAGCATCAATCTCGCCAAGCGGGGCATGATAGTGCTCGATCTGGAATGGATCGGGATGGGGCAACTCGCGACGTCAGGTTTCTCGCACTACCGCATGAATCAGCTCGAACTGTGCGGCGCCGGTGGTCTGGCGCCGTTTTATTTGTCGCTGACGCGGGCATTAGACTTAGGGCTATCGCTTGAACATGTTGATCCCAACCGCGTGTTGGTCACAGGATTGTCGGGTGGGGGCTGGCAAACCATTTTGTTATCTGCGCTCGACGAACGCGTCACGCTGGCAAACCCCGTGGCCGGATACGGTGGCTTTCGCACGAACCTCCTATTTGACGATATGGGAGACTCCGAACAGTCTCCCACCGATATGGCGACCGTGGCGGACTACACGCATCTGACCGCGCTGCGCGCCCCGCGACCCACGCTGTTGACGTACAACGCCGGTGACGACTGTTGCTTCAAGGCAGGATACGCGCTCGCCCCGCTTTTGGAGGCGGCTCGGCCGGCGTTTGCCCTTGGCGGTGCCGCCGATCAGTTGCGTTGGCACGTCAACTACACGCCAGGCACCCATAACTTCGATGAAGAGAATCGCGAACAGTTGTACGCCATGATCGGCGATTTCTTCTACGCGGGCGACACCAAGTTTGTCCGCGAGGAGATTCCGTCGCGCGCCGAGTTGAAAACAGCCGCGGAATTGCACGTGCCGCTACCGACCGAGAATCTCGATTTCACGCGGTTGGCAAAGAGCTTGCTCGCAGACGTTCCGCATGCGGAATCGATGCCTACTGAAAAAGTCCCAGCCGAACAGTGGCAGCACGCCATGCGAGAACGACTGGAACAGTTGTTGAAAATTCCTCGATACGAAGTCGCGGACTCACCAAAGACCGCTAGTCGCATCGAGGGCTACCAGCTTGCGTCGCACCTCTGGCGTTGTGGCGATCAGTGGACCGTGCCATGCCTGGAGATCATGGCCAGTGACGCACGGCCCCAGAAAACGGCGCTGCTGGTCAGTGATGCCGGCAGAAGAAACGCTACGGACGAAGTCCGGCGACTGGTGCCGGCCGGCTATCGCGTGCTGGCGGTCGACGTCCTCTCGTTGGGCGAATCCGAGGTCGTAGCGCAGGACCCCCCGTACCTTTATCCGCTGTTCCTGTCGGCCGTTGGCGAGCGGCCACTGGCGATACAGGCCGCACAATTGGCGGGGATAGCCCGCTTCGTTCGAGAGCTTCGTCCCGACGAGCCGATCACGATTTTTGCAGCCGGTCCGCGTTCGAGCACAGCCGCGCTTGTTGCCTCGGCGATCGAGCCGTCGGCAATCCAAGGCGCCGAACTCACGGGCTCGTTAAAGAGCCTGCGGCAACTGATCGAAGAAGATAAAACCGTTGCGGAGTTTCCCGAGCTGTTTGCCTTCGGATTGCTGGCCGAGTTCGATATTCCGCAGTTGCTGGCCCTGTCGACTGGGCGTTCGATCGTGTTGCGCGAACCGAATTAA
- the lnt gene encoding apolipoprotein N-acyltransferase has product MSSVKPRPNAPRPDTSGNNPAQRARMKGRTAVHIDSVTRSRVTLLYGLTGSLLSWLALPPVGWWPLAWVAPVPWLLLVRRELLPGRRPYAALWFSGFAFWLGALHWLRLPHPATSLGWLALSSYLAFYLPLFIALCRVAVHELRLSVIVAAPVVWSGLELAQSHALTGINIATPGHSQYRWIELIQISDLCGGYGVSFVIMLIAACLARMLPLAGARRAFWPLVPAAATMAAVLGYGHFRTSGEHLRPGFKVALIQGSIDTEMKADPEQAQQVHKQYLLLTDRAVQENPGLDLVVWPETMFREPLRIYTPDMYPPAGEDWTKDDLDRRAADLKMALSYMGERFKVPLLLGMDTVVFGPGNVRFYNSAVLVDADGKVRGRYDKMRPVMFGEYVPGATYLPWLYGLTPLDHGLNSGESPQALSVGGVRVAPSICFETLLPHCIRGQVAALSDAGSEPDVLVNLTNDGWFWGSSELDLHLMCGIFRAVECRKPLLIAANTGFSAVVDGDGRVLQQGPRRATEILVHDVQLDSRKSPYVRFGDWGAGLCLACGVALAGTGLWRRRSRRIDARGTSSNAADHSPA; this is encoded by the coding sequence ATGTCCAGCGTGAAGCCGCGACCCAATGCACCGCGCCCGGATACCAGCGGCAACAATCCCGCCCAGCGCGCCAGAATGAAAGGGCGCACCGCGGTACACATCGATTCTGTCACGCGCAGCCGCGTCACGCTTCTGTATGGGTTAACGGGTAGCCTGCTGTCTTGGTTGGCTTTGCCGCCGGTCGGTTGGTGGCCATTGGCGTGGGTAGCCCCGGTACCGTGGTTGTTACTGGTGCGCCGCGAACTGCTACCAGGGCGTCGCCCCTACGCGGCACTTTGGTTCTCTGGATTCGCTTTCTGGTTGGGCGCTCTGCATTGGCTGCGGTTGCCTCATCCGGCGACCAGCTTGGGCTGGCTGGCGCTGTCGAGTTATCTGGCATTTTATCTTCCGCTATTCATCGCGCTGTGCCGTGTGGCAGTGCACGAGCTGCGGTTGTCCGTCATTGTTGCGGCCCCCGTCGTTTGGAGCGGACTAGAGCTCGCCCAGTCGCACGCGCTAACAGGCATCAACATCGCCACGCCCGGCCACAGTCAATATCGCTGGATCGAGTTGATTCAGATCAGCGATTTGTGCGGCGGATACGGCGTGAGCTTTGTGATCATGTTGATCGCTGCCTGCCTGGCGCGAATGCTACCGCTCGCTGGGGCACGCCGCGCATTCTGGCCGCTCGTGCCAGCGGCCGCCACAATGGCCGCGGTATTGGGATATGGTCACTTTCGCACTTCGGGCGAGCACTTGCGCCCCGGGTTCAAGGTGGCCCTGATCCAGGGATCAATCGATACGGAAATGAAGGCCGATCCCGAGCAAGCGCAGCAAGTCCACAAGCAATACCTGTTGCTCACGGATCGCGCTGTGCAGGAAAACCCGGGGCTCGATCTGGTCGTCTGGCCCGAGACGATGTTTCGCGAGCCACTGCGGATCTATACGCCCGACATGTATCCCCCGGCGGGAGAAGATTGGACCAAGGACGACTTGGATCGCCGGGCCGCGGATTTAAAGATGGCCCTGTCGTACATGGGGGAGCGGTTCAAGGTCCCGCTGCTACTAGGCATGGACACGGTCGTCTTCGGACCCGGCAATGTGCGCTTCTACAACTCAGCCGTGCTTGTCGATGCCGACGGAAAAGTGCGCGGTCGGTACGACAAAATGCGACCGGTCATGTTTGGCGAGTACGTCCCGGGGGCGACCTACTTGCCGTGGCTGTATGGTTTGACGCCGCTGGACCACGGACTGAATTCGGGCGAGTCGCCGCAGGCGCTCTCCGTGGGCGGAGTGCGGGTCGCCCCGAGCATCTGCTTCGAAACGCTGCTGCCTCATTGTATCCGCGGACAGGTTGCCGCGCTATCGGATGCTGGCAGCGAACCGGATGTCTTGGTCAATCTGACCAACGATGGCTGGTTTTGGGGTTCGAGCGAGTTGGACTTGCACCTGATGTGCGGGATATTCCGCGCCGTCGAATGCCGCAAGCCCCTGTTGATTGCCGCCAATACGGGCTTCTCGGCCGTGGTCGACGGCGACGGACGCGTCCTGCAACAAGGTCCTCGCCGTGCCACGGAAATCCTGGTTCACGACGTGCAACTCGACAGCCGGAAAAGCCCTTACGTGCGTTTTGGCGACTGGGGCGCTGGCTTGTGCCTTGCCTGTGGCGTCGCGCTAGCAGGGACGGGCCTGTGGCGCCGACGTAGTCGGCGAATCGATGCCCGCGGTACTTCCAGCAATGCGGCGGATCACTCGCCGGCATGA
- the mreD gene encoding rod shape-determining protein MreD, whose translation MISLLGILLLTYVAAIAETAFVPTLAVYHAVPNVLALLGILWAASAGSSQLRIIEGASIGLVFDLNSGSHVGVGVVAFALLAFAVIQARAAIRCLGIVQQSMVCAPLVAGMMLIVAMGNRLFGEAVPPLSVVLWGAATTAVYSAAVSLPIWMMVDWTREVRRAASTL comes from the coding sequence ATGATCAGCCTGTTGGGAATCCTATTGTTGACGTACGTGGCAGCCATCGCCGAGACGGCGTTTGTGCCGACGCTCGCAGTCTATCACGCAGTGCCCAACGTGCTGGCGCTTTTGGGAATTCTATGGGCGGCATCAGCCGGCTCGTCTCAACTGCGGATTATCGAAGGGGCGTCGATCGGCCTCGTGTTTGATCTAAATTCTGGCAGCCATGTGGGAGTCGGCGTGGTTGCTTTTGCGCTGCTGGCGTTCGCTGTGATTCAAGCGCGGGCCGCCATACGTTGCCTGGGAATAGTGCAACAATCGATGGTGTGCGCGCCGCTGGTGGCCGGGATGATGCTAATCGTCGCCATGGGAAATCGGTTATTCGGAGAGGCCGTCCCTCCGCTTTCGGTTGTTTTGTGGGGGGCGGCGACAACCGCGGTCTACTCGGCAGCGGTCAGCTTGCCGATCTGGATGATGGTCGACTGGACGCGCGAAGTCCGTCGCGCCGCGTCGACGCTGTGA